A window of Acetonema longum DSM 6540 contains these coding sequences:
- a CDS encoding non-ribosomal peptide synthetase — protein MLLDKHSRNVILSCGDFTEEKEYWTNKLGDEIHTDGFPANRYPDHRQYAPATVKCIMPGEISDKIVHLGNGSEQAIYMILLSGIKYLLHRYTGSNDLFVGMPVFQQEGEGGEAEYFNAVLPLRSGFDREQTFGEWLLSIKNVILEADRYQNYPLDKIYEQLALCAADSGNSLFQTVVLLENIHEKKLIDPQEIATMFSFLLTGRVIAVTVEYNANLYTQQMMEQVVSHLFHYFQAVTGNPRVKLAEIDILAAGERSRILGEFNRTAAAYPQDQTIQQLFEEQVHQTPDNTAVVFENQRLTYRELNEKADRLAGLLRNKGVTANSVVGIMTERSLEMIIAIMGILKAGGAYLPIDPTYAADRITYMLEDSRAKLLLTQKPFLAKLALPIEKIDLADGIPDGEAAFHPEAVSQAGDLAYVIYTSGTTGQPKGVMIEHRNVVNLAWGLRDAVYRKYGAALNVALLSPYVFDASVKQIFPALLFGHALCIVPESLRYDRAGLLDFYRKNSIDLSDGTPAHIRILNSDSPGETELRVKEFLIGGEALPGGLAREFLQRFGSGRMAMTNVYGPTECCDVAAVQPVNEHETGAFPVIPVGKPLANVQVYILGKDLAVLPVHAVGELYIGGRGVGRGYLNRPELTAEKFVDNPFLAGERMYRTGDLARWLPDSAIEFLGRIDHQVKIRGFRIELGEIEAQLLKHAAVKEAAVLAREDGDGVKYLCAYIVAGQAATVAELRSYLAGTLPDYMIPAYFGQLDKLPLTANGKLDRKALPEPDGSVGSGVEYKSAANETEEILVKVWQEVLKTERVGVGDNFFSLGGDSIKGIQVLSRLKHYGLSLEMRDLFSYPVIEELSGHVKTAIRQVDQGIVEGPVGLTPIQCKLFEQSFSDKHHYNQAVMLYHQDGFDAAAVGKVLAKLTEHHDALRLVVSEEKGRTGLFNRGLTGDLYSLEVADLRCHEHYREIIAQKADEIQAGIDLCHGPLVKAGLFQTKDGDHLLLVIHHLAVDGVSWRIILQDFADGYTQALRHEAIQLPDKTNSFREWSEKLAAYANSPQLLSEAEYWAELEAAEVKPLPKDRRIAQRSGKDSGQVVMELTEAETETLLKQVNIAYNTEINDILLTALGLAISQWAGDGLVLIHLEGHGREGIIKDIDISRTVGWFTAQYPVMLDMRGDRDLAYRIKSVKESLRQIPHKGIGYGILKYLTSPGHKAALHFSLAPEISFNYLGQFDAEAADGGFGLSELSAGKSVSDQLESPHAIDINGMVARGRLQLTLIYNKQEYRQETMLAVAEKLRQNLTDVIDHCAEADFTELTPSDFTLKGISIEGLEDLEEQFSDID, from the coding sequence ATGTTACTGGACAAACATTCCCGGAATGTTATTCTCTCATGCGGCGATTTTACCGAAGAAAAAGAGTACTGGACCAATAAGCTGGGTGATGAGATCCATACCGACGGTTTTCCCGCCAACCGCTATCCGGATCACCGGCAATATGCACCGGCGACGGTAAAATGCATCATGCCCGGGGAAATATCCGATAAGATCGTTCATTTGGGCAACGGATCGGAACAGGCAATTTATATGATTTTATTATCCGGCATAAAATACCTGTTGCACAGATACACGGGCAGCAATGATCTTTTCGTGGGCATGCCTGTCTTTCAGCAAGAAGGCGAAGGCGGCGAGGCGGAATACTTTAATGCTGTTTTGCCGTTACGAAGCGGTTTCGATAGGGAGCAGACCTTTGGCGAGTGGTTATTGTCGATAAAAAACGTGATCCTGGAAGCCGACCGTTATCAGAACTACCCTCTGGACAAGATTTACGAGCAATTGGCTTTGTGCGCCGCCGACAGTGGAAATTCTTTATTTCAAACCGTCGTATTACTGGAAAATATTCATGAAAAGAAGCTGATTGACCCGCAGGAAATCGCCACGATGTTTTCTTTTTTGCTGACGGGCAGAGTGATAGCGGTTACGGTGGAGTATAATGCGAACCTATACACGCAGCAAATGATGGAACAGGTGGTCAGCCACCTGTTTCATTATTTTCAGGCCGTGACCGGCAACCCCCGCGTTAAACTGGCTGAAATAGATATACTGGCAGCCGGTGAGCGCAGCCGGATCCTGGGGGAATTCAACCGCACGGCGGCTGCCTATCCTCAGGATCAGACCATCCAGCAGCTCTTTGAGGAACAGGTCCATCAGACGCCTGATAATACGGCGGTGGTTTTTGAAAATCAGCGGTTAACCTACCGGGAATTAAACGAAAAAGCCGACCGGCTGGCGGGGCTGCTGAGAAATAAAGGGGTAACGGCCAACAGTGTCGTTGGCATCATGACCGAACGTTCCCTGGAAATGATCATCGCCATCATGGGAATCCTGAAGGCCGGCGGCGCCTACCTGCCGATTGACCCGACGTATGCCGCCGACCGAATCACTTATATGCTTGAGGACAGCCGGGCGAAGCTCCTGCTTACACAAAAACCCTTCCTGGCGAAGCTTGCCCTGCCGATTGAGAAAATAGATCTGGCGGACGGGATTCCGGATGGTGAAGCGGCTTTCCATCCGGAAGCGGTGAGCCAAGCCGGCGATTTGGCTTATGTAATCTATACGTCAGGCACAACCGGACAGCCGAAAGGCGTGATGATTGAACACCGCAATGTGGTGAATCTGGCCTGGGGCCTGAGGGATGCGGTGTACCGCAAGTATGGCGCGGCGCTGAATGTGGCGCTGCTATCGCCGTATGTGTTTGACGCATCGGTCAAACAGATTTTTCCCGCCCTCTTATTCGGTCATGCTTTATGCATTGTGCCGGAATCGCTGCGCTACGACCGGGCCGGATTGCTGGATTTTTACCGGAAAAACAGCATTGATCTTTCTGATGGGACGCCGGCGCATATCAGGATCCTGAATAGCGATTCACCGGGTGAGACAGAGCTGCGGGTGAAGGAATTCCTCATCGGCGGGGAGGCGCTTCCCGGCGGACTGGCGCGGGAATTCCTGCAGCGCTTTGGCAGCGGGCGCATGGCCATGACTAATGTTTACGGGCCGACGGAGTGTTGCGACGTGGCTGCCGTGCAGCCTGTTAATGAGCATGAAACCGGCGCGTTTCCCGTCATTCCCGTCGGCAAGCCGCTGGCTAATGTTCAGGTATATATCTTAGGCAAGGATTTGGCGGTGCTGCCGGTTCATGCCGTGGGAGAACTATATATCGGCGGGCGGGGAGTAGGCAGAGGCTATCTGAACCGGCCGGAGCTGACGGCCGAGAAGTTTGTGGACAATCCGTTCCTCGCCGGTGAACGGATGTACCGCACCGGTGATTTAGCCAGGTGGCTGCCCGACAGCGCGATTGAATTCCTTGGCCGCATCGACCATCAGGTAAAGATACGGGGCTTCCGCATCGAGCTGGGTGAGATCGAAGCGCAGCTGCTGAAGCATGCGGCCGTAAAAGAGGCGGCGGTCCTTGCCCGCGAGGACGGCGACGGCGTTAAATATCTCTGCGCCTACATCGTCGCAGGGCAGGCGGCCACTGTGGCCGAGCTGCGTTCGTATTTGGCGGGAACCTTGCCCGATTATATGATCCCGGCTTATTTTGGGCAGCTGGACAAGCTGCCGCTGACTGCCAACGGTAAACTGGACAGGAAGGCGCTGCCTGAACCGGACGGCAGCGTCGGGAGCGGGGTGGAGTATAAAAGCGCCGCGAATGAGACGGAAGAAATCCTGGTCAAAGTATGGCAGGAGGTCTTAAAAACAGAAAGAGTAGGGGTCGGCGATAACTTCTTCAGCCTCGGGGGCGATTCGATCAAGGGCATCCAGGTATTGTCGCGCCTGAAGCATTACGGCTTAAGCCTGGAGATGCGCGATTTATTCTCCTATCCGGTCATTGAAGAACTGAGCGGTCACGTAAAAACAGCAATCCGGCAGGTTGACCAGGGAATCGTCGAGGGGCCTGTGGGACTTACGCCGATCCAGTGCAAGCTGTTTGAGCAAAGCTTCAGCGACAAACACCATTATAACCAGGCGGTCATGCTCTATCATCAGGACGGATTTGACGCCGCCGCTGTCGGAAAGGTACTGGCAAAGCTGACGGAGCATCATGACGCGCTGCGCTTGGTCGTTTCGGAGGAGAAAGGCCGGACCGGCCTGTTTAACCGCGGACTGACGGGAGACTTGTACAGCTTGGAAGTGGCGGATTTACGGTGCCATGAGCATTACCGGGAAATCATCGCCCAAAAAGCGGATGAGATTCAGGCCGGCATCGATCTTTGCCATGGCCCTCTGGTTAAAGCGGGACTGTTCCAGACAAAGGACGGGGACCATCTGCTGCTGGTGATCCATCATCTGGCGGTGGACGGGGTATCCTGGCGAATTATCCTGCAGGATTTTGCCGACGGGTACACACAGGCTCTCCGCCATGAAGCCATCCAATTGCCGGATAAAACCAATTCATTCCGGGAATGGTCGGAAAAATTAGCCGCTTATGCCAACAGCCCGCAATTGCTGAGCGAGGCGGAGTATTGGGCGGAGCTGGAAGCGGCGGAGGTGAAACCGCTGCCGAAAGACCGGCGGATTGCCCAAAGAAGCGGCAAAGACAGCGGGCAGGTTGTGATGGAATTAACCGAGGCGGAAACGGAAACATTGCTAAAACAGGTAAATATTGCCTATAACACCGAAATCAATGATATCCTGCTTACGGCGCTGGGGCTTGCGATCAGCCAATGGGCCGGGGACGGCCTGGTGCTGATCCATCTGGAAGGACACGGCCGGGAAGGAATTATCAAGGATATTGACATATCGCGGACGGTCGGGTGGTTCACCGCCCAATACCCGGTAATGCTGGACATGCGTGGCGACAGGGATCTGGCCTACCGGATAAAATCCGTAAAGGAAAGCCTGCGGCAGATTCCCCATAAAGGTATCGGCTACGGCATTCTGAAGTACCTGACCTCGCCCGGGCATAAAGCGGCGCTGCACTTTAGCCTGGCGCCCGAGATCAGCTTCAATTATCTCGGACAGTTTGATGCGGAGGCTGCCGACGGGGGCTTCGGCCTGTCGGAGCTTTCGGCGGGAAAATCCGTGTCCGATCAGCTGGAGAGTCCCCATGCGATTGATATCAACGGCATGGTGGCCAGGGGCAGGCTGCAGTTAACCCTTATCTATAATAAGCAGGAATACCGGCAGGAAACGATGCTGGCCGTGGCCGAAAAGCTGCGGCAAAACCTGACGGACGTGATCGATCACTGCGCGGAGGCTGACTTTACTGAGCTGACGCCAAGCGATTTTACCTTAAAGGGGATCAGCATCGAGGGGCTGGAAGATCTAGAGGAGCAATTCAGTGATATCGACTGA
- a CDS encoding non-ribosomal peptide synthetase has protein sequence MDHPSKPDKQGDIKANIKKIFALSPMQKGMLFHALLDSQSPAYFEQVVFFINGKLDRELVQASFRKLIERHDVFRTVFVYEKVSSPVQVVLKTRDGSIAYHDVSGLSEPEKAAFVDTYKSGDKAKGFDLTKDIPLRVALIKINEDAYQLIWSFHHIIMDGWCMGIILREFFAIYGALKDGRSPGLSEAYPYSGYIKWLEDQDQGAAASYWKEYTGGCEAHALPAKNGGLRRQGEYQPAEAVFQIGAGTHKNLEDIAAKNHVTLNTVLQTLWGIVLQRYANTDDVVFGAVVSGRPHEIAGVESIVGLFINTLPVRIKGGGTKLFAALLAEVQQAAVESEQYSYYPLADIQAGSGVKGALFDHIMAFENYPMEEVLHAGPDAALGFAIDGVEAFEQTNYDLNVVIAPGNELGVKFSYNALAFRRDFIEQLAGHFKAALAGVTGNPDLMIKDIDILTAEERRQLLDDFNHTQREYPKNKTVQELFEEQAARTPDNAAAVYQERRLTCRELNERANQLARLLWNRGVQANSIVGILAERSPELLIGILAIVKAGGAYLPIDPEYPPERISYMLADSGAGICLTQRHLAAAIDFSGEVIALDDPDLYQGDPSNLPRQNTPQDLAYVIYTSGSTGKPKGVEIRHASLVNLICWHRRVYEITPADRGTLLAGQAFDASVWEIWPYLTAGAGIYIPDSETRASVTGLIQWLKDNRISVSFMPTPMAEVLLAEEWPEDMSLRALLTGGDKLRCRPDKKMPFTLLNHYGPTENTVVTTWAAVDPAAPQDVLPTIGRPVDNTKIYILDSCDRLQPVGAPGELCISGDGLARGYLNRPELTAEKFVPNPFLPGEKMYRTGDLASWLPDGDIEFLGRIDHQVKIRGFRIELGEIEAELLKHPSVRESVVSAKGDPAGNQYLCAYLVPAEQLPVADLRAYLAKALPEYMIPAVFIQLDNMPLTPNGKIDRRALPEPEGDFHTGTAYVAPRTETEQRMARIWQDVLGTAKAGIGIEDNFFELGGHSLKAVTLASRLHKEFGVEVPLRKVFERPTIKELARYCEGAGQSGYTAISPAAEQAYYPASSAQRRMFILNQLNSGDTAYNMPAAFRVEGDLDTIRFTEALQGLVRRHEILRTSFELADGELVQKIHEEVNFTVEFLRSKEEAIPAVIKKFIRPFVLQAAPLFRVGLVKISDHKHVVLFDMHHIASDGVTMGILVRELMCLYDDKPLPELRIQYKDFSVWQNNLQQTGGFRRQEQYWLQTFDGDLPVLNMPLDYPRPSARSLAGERLRQTVGEEVTAALHNLAGQTGTTLYMVLLAAYTILLSKHSGQEDIIVGSPVAGRPHADLENIAGMFVNTLAMRNYPAGHKSFREFLDEVGKNALAAFEHQEYPFEELVNKLAIPRDAGRNPLFDALFSLQNIDIAELMIGDLTFIPYEFENKTAKFDLNLLVMKKDNRLELMLTYDAKLFKAATAVRILQDFVKILQAITEDSGIVLNRIALAEQYSKRKAIKQDLSFNL, from the coding sequence ATGGACCATCCGTCCAAGCCTGATAAACAGGGAGACATAAAGGCGAATATCAAAAAAATATTTGCCCTGTCCCCCATGCAGAAAGGCATGCTTTTCCACGCGCTGCTGGATAGCCAGTCCCCTGCGTATTTTGAACAGGTCGTCTTCTTTATTAACGGAAAGCTGGACCGGGAGCTGGTGCAGGCCAGCTTCCGGAAACTCATCGAACGGCATGATGTTTTCCGGACTGTTTTTGTCTACGAAAAAGTCAGCAGTCCGGTGCAGGTTGTTTTGAAAACACGGGATGGCAGCATTGCCTACCATGATGTAAGCGGCCTGAGTGAACCGGAGAAAGCAGCCTTTGTGGACACATACAAGTCCGGGGATAAGGCGAAGGGGTTTGATTTAACCAAAGACATCCCGCTACGGGTTGCCCTGATAAAAATCAATGAAGACGCCTATCAGTTAATATGGAGCTTCCACCATATTATTATGGACGGCTGGTGCATGGGAATTATCCTCAGAGAATTTTTTGCCATCTATGGGGCGTTAAAAGACGGCCGTTCGCCCGGTTTAAGCGAGGCCTACCCGTACAGCGGCTATATTAAATGGCTTGAGGACCAGGACCAGGGAGCGGCGGCGTCCTATTGGAAAGAATACACCGGCGGGTGCGAGGCCCATGCCCTGCCGGCGAAAAATGGCGGGCTGCGCAGGCAGGGAGAGTATCAGCCGGCGGAAGCCGTATTTCAGATCGGTGCTGGGACGCATAAGAACTTAGAGGATATCGCGGCAAAGAATCATGTAACATTAAATACCGTTCTCCAGACATTATGGGGGATTGTATTGCAGCGGTATGCCAATACGGACGACGTGGTGTTCGGCGCGGTCGTATCGGGAAGGCCGCATGAAATCGCCGGCGTGGAAAGCATCGTCGGCCTGTTTATCAACACGCTGCCGGTGAGGATAAAAGGCGGCGGGACCAAACTGTTTGCGGCATTGCTGGCCGAGGTGCAGCAGGCGGCGGTGGAATCGGAGCAATACAGCTATTACCCGCTGGCGGATATCCAGGCCGGGAGCGGTGTCAAAGGCGCCCTGTTTGACCATATCATGGCCTTTGAAAACTATCCCATGGAAGAAGTGCTGCATGCCGGGCCTGACGCGGCATTGGGCTTTGCCATCGATGGCGTGGAAGCCTTCGAGCAGACCAACTATGACTTGAATGTGGTCATTGCTCCCGGTAATGAATTAGGCGTTAAATTCAGCTACAATGCTCTCGCATTTCGGCGAGACTTCATTGAGCAGCTGGCGGGGCATTTTAAGGCGGCGCTGGCGGGAGTAACCGGAAATCCTGATCTCATGATCAAAGATATCGATATACTGACGGCGGAAGAACGCCGGCAGCTTTTAGATGATTTCAATCATACCCAGCGGGAATATCCGAAAAACAAGACCGTCCAGGAGCTGTTTGAAGAGCAGGCGGCGCGGACGCCTGACAACGCGGCGGCGGTGTATCAGGAGCGGCGGCTGACCTGCCGGGAACTGAACGAACGGGCCAATCAGCTGGCGCGGCTGCTGTGGAACAGGGGCGTTCAGGCCAACAGCATTGTGGGGATACTGGCGGAACGATCGCCCGAACTGCTCATCGGCATTCTGGCGATCGTAAAGGCCGGCGGGGCGTATCTGCCGATTGACCCGGAATATCCGCCGGAAAGAATCAGCTATATGCTGGCGGACAGCGGGGCAGGCATCTGCCTGACGCAGCGGCATCTCGCCGCTGCAATCGATTTCAGCGGCGAGGTCATCGCTTTAGATGACCCGGATTTGTACCAGGGTGATCCTTCCAATCTGCCCCGGCAAAATACCCCGCAGGATTTGGCTTATGTGATCTATACCTCAGGCTCAACCGGCAAACCCAAGGGCGTGGAAATACGGCACGCCAGCCTGGTGAATCTCATCTGCTGGCACCGGCGCGTATATGAGATCACGCCGGCGGACAGGGGCACATTGCTGGCCGGTCAGGCCTTTGACGCTTCGGTCTGGGAGATTTGGCCCTATCTGACCGCCGGCGCCGGCATTTATATTCCCGACAGCGAAACCCGGGCATCGGTGACCGGACTCATTCAGTGGCTGAAGGACAACCGGATCAGCGTAAGCTTTATGCCGACGCCGATGGCCGAAGTGCTGCTTGCCGAGGAGTGGCCTGAGGATATGTCCTTGCGGGCGCTGCTGACCGGCGGAGATAAGCTGCGCTGCCGGCCTGACAAAAAAATGCCGTTTACTCTGCTGAATCATTACGGCCCCACCGAAAACACCGTGGTTACGACCTGGGCCGCGGTTGATCCCGCTGCGCCGCAGGATGTTCTGCCGACCATCGGCCGCCCTGTGGACAACACAAAAATCTATATCCTGGATTCCTGCGACCGGCTGCAGCCTGTGGGCGCTCCGGGGGAACTGTGCATTTCCGGCGACGGCCTGGCCAGGGGCTACTTGAACCGGCCGGAGCTGACGGCGGAAAAGTTTGTGCCCAACCCTTTCCTGCCGGGGGAGAAAATGTACCGGACAGGCGATTTGGCAAGCTGGCTTCCTGACGGAGATATCGAGTTTTTAGGCCGCATCGACCATCAGGTAAAGATCCGCGGCTTCCGGATTGAACTGGGCGAGATAGAAGCCGAGCTGTTAAAGCATCCGTCCGTCAGGGAATCCGTTGTGAGCGCCAAGGGCGATCCGGCCGGCAATCAGTATCTATGCGCCTATCTTGTCCCGGCGGAACAGCTGCCGGTGGCGGACCTGCGCGCCTATTTAGCCAAAGCGCTGCCGGAATATATGATCCCGGCGGTCTTTATCCAGCTGGACAACATGCCGCTGACCCCCAATGGAAAGATAGACAGAAGAGCGCTGCCGGAGCCGGAAGGGGACTTTCATACGGGAACCGCGTATGTTGCTCCCCGGACTGAAACGGAACAAAGGATGGCCCGGATTTGGCAGGATGTGCTGGGCACAGCCAAAGCGGGCATAGGCATAGAAGACAACTTTTTTGAACTGGGCGGGCATTCGTTAAAGGCAGTGACCCTGGCCTCCAGGCTGCATAAGGAATTCGGCGTGGAGGTGCCGCTCCGGAAAGTGTTTGAAAGACCGACGATCAAAGAACTGGCCCGCTACTGCGAGGGTGCGGGACAAAGCGGCTACACGGCCATCAGCCCCGCGGCGGAGCAGGCATACTATCCGGCATCGTCGGCGCAAAGGAGGATGTTTATCCTGAACCAGCTGAACAGCGGCGATACGGCTTATAACATGCCCGCAGCCTTCCGGGTGGAGGGAGATTTGGACACGATACGCTTTACGGAAGCCTTGCAGGGACTGGTCCGCCGGCACGAGATCTTACGGACTTCCTTTGAACTGGCCGACGGGGAGCTGGTGCAAAAAATCCATGAAGAGGTTAACTTTACCGTGGAATTTCTGCGGTCAAAGGAAGAAGCAATACCGGCGGTTATCAAAAAATTCATCCGTCCCTTTGTGCTGCAGGCGGCTCCGCTGTTCCGGGTGGGCCTGGTTAAAATCAGCGACCATAAGCATGTGGTACTGTTTGACATGCATCATATTGCATCCGACGGCGTCACCATGGGCATTCTTGTGAGAGAATTAATGTGCCTGTACGACGATAAACCGCTGCCGGAGCTCAGAATCCAATACAAGGATTTCTCAGTTTGGCAAAACAATCTGCAGCAAACGGGAGGGTTTCGCAGACAGGAACAATACTGGCTGCAAACCTTTGACGGCGATCTTCCGGTACTCAATATGCCGCTTGATTACCCGAGGCCTTCGGCGCGGAGCCTGGCGGGAGAGCGGCTGAGACAGACCGTCGGGGAAGAAGTGACGGCAGCCTTGCACAACCTCGCGGGGCAAACCGGAACAACCCTCTATATGGTGCTGCTGGCGGCCTATACGATCCTCCTGTCAAAGCACAGCGGCCAGGAAGACATTATTGTGGGATCGCCGGTCGCGGGCAGGCCGCACGCCGATTTAGAGAATATAGCCGGCATGTTCGTCAACACCCTGGCGATGCGAAACTATCCGGCGGGGCACAAAAGCTTCCGGGAGTTTCTGGATGAAGTCGGCAAGAATGCGCTGGCAGCCTTTGAACACCAGGAGTATCCGTTTGAAGAACTGGTCAATAAACTGGCGATACCCCGGGACGCCGGCAGGAATCCTTTGTTTGACGCGCTGTTTTCACTGCAGAATATCGACATTGCAGAGCTGATGATAGGAGATTTAACCTTTATCCCCTATGAATTTGAGAATAAGACGGCTAAATTCGATCTCAATCTGCTGGTTATGAAAAAAGACAACCGGTTGGAGCTGATGCTGACCTATGACGCCAAGCTGTTTAAAGCGGCAACGGCCGTCAGGATTCTGCAGGACTTTGTGAAAATCCTGCAGGCCATTACGGAAGACAGCGGTATCGTGCTGAACAGGATCGCACTGGCGGAGCAATACAGCAAGCGCAAGGCAATCAAGCAGGACCTGAGCTTTAATCTATAA